From one Solanum stenotomum isolate F172 chromosome 12, ASM1918654v1, whole genome shotgun sequence genomic stretch:
- the LOC125849282 gene encoding UDP-glycosyltransferase 91C1: MENEKERLHVVMFPWLAMGHIIPFFHLSKCLAQRGHRVTFISTPRNIERVVNKVPSDLAPLLHILSFPLPKVENLPNDAESSMDIPYQKAQFLKIAFDLLEIPLTNFLESSSNPKPDWIVYDYASHWLPQIAGKLGVSRAFFSLFTAATMSFYGPPWALLNDERSIPEDYTVIPKWIPLETKVVYRLHEIKKNFEAPADESGTSDGVRFGASIYGSDVILFRNCVEFEPEWFSLVSELYQKPVISIGVLPPSVVENEKFDSNDTTWLGIKNWLAKQNQDSVVYVALGTEATLNQEELNELALGLEKCGLPFIWVLRDQPIHNQEDSRIQLPDGYEDRVKNRGVIYKGWVPQTKILSHSSVGGFLTHCGWNSVIEALCFGRVLIMFPVLNDQGLNTRLLQEKGVGVEIPRNEKDGFFTSDSVAEAVKFGVVSEEGELLRANARQMSGLFGDRKRNEELIDDCVGYLMENRISISK; encoded by the coding sequence ATggagaatgaaaaagaaagacttCATGTAGTGATGTTTCCATGGCTAGCCATGGGACATATCATACCTTTTTTTCATCTATCCAAGTGTTTAGCTCAAAGGGGCCATAGAGTCACCTTcatttcaactccaagaaacaTTGAAAGAGTAGTTAATAAAGTTCCCTCTGATCTTGCTCCCCTGTTGCATATTCTGAGTTTTCCTTTGCCTAAAGTCGAAAACTTGCCGAATGATGCAGAATCATCAATGGACATACCTTACCAAAAAGCTCAGTTCTTGAAGATTGCTTTCGATTTGCTGGAAATCCCACTAACTAATTTTCTTGAAAGTTCATCTAATCCCAAACCAGATTGGATTGTCTATGACTATGCTTCTCACTGGCTACCTCAAATTGCAGGCAAATTAGGCGTTTCTCGCGCTTTTTTTAGTCTCTTTACTGCTGCAACTATGTCCTTTTATGGACCTCCTTGGGCTTTGTTAAATGATGAAAGGTCAATCCCTGAGGACTATACAGTTATTCCAAAATGGATTCCTTTAGAAACGAAAGTCGTGTATAGGCTGCACGAGATTAAGAAGAATTTCGAAGCACCAGCTGATGAATCAGGTACCTCTGATGGAGTCCGATTCGGTGCTTCAATTTATGGAAGTGATGTTATCTTGTTTAGAAATTGTGTTGAGTTCGAACCCGAATGGTTCAGCTTGGTTTCTGAGCTTTATCAAAAACCTGTAATATCCATTGGTGTTCTTCCTCCATCTGTagtagaaaatgaaaaattcgACAGCAATGATACGACGTGGTTAGGAATCAAGAATTGGCTAGCTAAGCAAAATCAAGATTCtgttgtttatgttgcacttgGAACTGAAGCAACACTAAATCAAGAAGAGCTGAATGAGCTAGCTCTGGGGTTAGAAAAATGTGGATTACCATTCATTTGGGTATTAAGAGATCAGCCAATACATAATCAAGAAGATTCGCGCATTCAGCTTCCTGATGGATATGAAGACAGAGTCAAAAACAGAGGTGTAATCTACAAAGGATGGGTACCACAGACAAAGATACTAAGCCATTCGTCAGTTGGCGGATTCTTGACTCATTGTGGATGGAATTCGGTCATAGAAGCGCTATGTTTTGGGCGGGTTTTGATTATGTTCCCGGTGTTGAATGATCAAGGATTGAATACAAGGTTGTTGCAAGAGAAAGGAGTTGGTGTAGAGATACCAAGAAATGAAAAAGATGGTTTTTTTACTAGTGATTCAGTGGCTGAAGCTGTGAAGTTTGGTGTGGTGAGTGAAGAGGGTGAGTTGTTGAGAGCTAATGCAAGACAAATGAGTGGTTTGTTTGGAGATAGGAAGAGAAATGAAGAACTTATTGATGATTGTGTTGGTTATTTGATGGAAAATAGGATAAGCATATCTAAATAG
- the LOC125846518 gene encoding pentatricopeptide repeat-containing protein At2g01860: MLSRSYCMFSATYESSIWSSPTYSISQSCSASTAASGTPLSFGRRKGRVVFMAVSNNRANHRKLPKNLRNPRRPKIPPDMDYSFKRVLYEEDEGVATEGCSDGMDEELKLEVEKGRMCDDDEGIIWESDEMEAISSLFKGRIPQKPGKSDRERPLPLPLPYKIRPLGLPTQKGFTNRSRQSISTQVYKNPTFLIGLAKDIQGLSTEENVSKVLSKWSPFLRKGSLSLTIRELGYLGLPERALETFCWVKKQPHLFPDDHILGSTIEVLAGSNELKVPFDLDKFTGLASRGVYEAMLRGYIKGGSLKLALKLLSMAKESNRVLDTGVYAKLILELGKDPDKSTLVLVLLEELAVRDDLNLTPQDCTAIMKICIRLGRFEIVEGLYDWFRKSGGNPSLVMYTTLIHCRYSANKYREAIDMLWEMEASNCLFDLPAYRVVIKLFVALNDLSRAVRYFSKLKEAGFSPTFDIYCSLIKVYMASGRVAKCKDICKEAEMAGFRIDEHTLLKLQQ, from the coding sequence ATGCTCAGCAGGAGTTATTGCATGTTCTCGGCCACTTATGAGTCCTCTATTTGGTCTTCACCCACATATTCTATCTCGCAGTCTTGTAGTGCCAGTACAGCTGCTTCTGGAACACCTTTAAGTTTTGGAAGAAGAAAGGGAAGAGTTGTTTTCATGGCTGTATCTAATAACAGAGCTAATCATAGAAAACTTCCAAAGAACCTTAGAAATCCTCGACGACCCAAGATACCACCAGATATGGACTATAGTTTTAAAAGGGTCTTGTACGAGGAGGATGAGGGAGTTGCAACTGAGGGTTGTTCTGATGGAATGGATGAAGAATTGAAGCTGGAAGTAGAAAAAGGAAGGATGTGTGATGATGATGAGGGAATCATATGGGAGTCTGATGAGATGGAAGCAATTTCATCTCTTTTCAAAGGGAGGATCCCTCAGAAGCCTGGAAAATCGGATAGAGAGAGACCTCTACCTCTGCCCCTTCCTTACAAGATTCGACCTTTAGGACTTCCTACACAAAAGGGATTCACAAATCGTTCAAGGCAATCCATATCAACGCAAGTGTACAAGAATCCTACTTTCTTGATTGGTTTGGCGAAAGATATACAAGGCCTTTCAACTGAGGAAAATGTATCAAAGGTTCTCAGTAAATGGAGTCCATTTCTTAGGAAAGGATCGTTGTCGTTGACAATCCGAGAGTTGGGTTACTTGGGGCTTCCGGAGAGAGCTCTTGAAACATTCTGTTGGGTGAAGAAACAACCCCATCTTTTCCCAGATGATCATATTCTTGGTTCTACCATTGAAGTTTTGGCGGGGTCAAATGAGTTGAAAGTGCCATTTGATTTGGACAAGTTCACTGGCTTGGCTAGTCGGGGTGTGTATGAAGCAATGTTAAGGGGTTATATTAAAGGAGGAAGCCTGAAGCTTGCTTTGAAGCTTCTTTCAATGGCTAAGGAATCTAACAGAGTGCTTGATACTGGGGTGTATGCTAAGCTAATATTAGAGCTTGGTAAGGATCCTGATAAAAGCACACTTGTTTTGGTATTATTAGAGGAGCTTGCTGTGAGAGATGATCTGAATTTGACACCACAGGACTGTACAGCTATCATGAAGATTTGCATTAGGCTGGGAAGATTTGAGATCGTGGAGGGACTATATGACTGGTTCAGGAAATCTGGTGGTAATCCAAGTTTAGTTATGTATACTACTCTGATTCACTGTCGTTATTCAGCAAACAAATATAGAGAGGCAATAGACATGCTATGGGAAATGGAGGCTTCAAATTGCCTTTTTGATCTTCCAGCTTATCGTGTAGTTATTAAGCTTTTTGTTGCTTTGAACGATCTCTCAAGGGCTGTACGCTATTTCTCTAAACTTAAGGAAGCAGGTTTTAGTCCAACTTTTGACATATACTGCAGCTTGATCAAAGTTTATATGGCTTCTGGAAGGGTGGCAAAGTGCAAGGATATCTGCAAGGAGGCAGAGATGGCTGGATTCAGGATTGACGAACATACATTGTTAAAGTTGCAACAATAA
- the LOC125846517 gene encoding LRR receptor-like serine/threonine-protein kinase GHR1 — MNLFRFLMLVLCFGSAMGQLPSQDILALLEFRKGINHDPTGYVLQSWNEESIDFNGCPSSWNGIMCNGGNVAAVVLDNMGLSADADLSVFANLTMLVKLSMANNSIAGQMPKKIGDFKSLEYLDISNNLFNSSLPPEIGKIGSLKNLSLAGNNFSGPIPDTISELMSIQSLDLSHNSLSGLLPSSLTKLNNLVYLNLSLNGFTKKIPKGFELMANLEVLDLHGNMLDGTLDPEFLLLTTATYVDLSGNLLASSASQHEKFLPGISSSVKYLSLSHNQLTGSLVSGGEAQAFGNLKVLDLSYNQLSGELPGFNFVYDLQVLKLSNNRFSGFVPNDLLKGDTLVLAELDLSGNNLTGSISMITSTTLRVLNLSSNALSGELPLVTGSTAVLDLSKNQLEGNLTRIQKWGNVEFLDLSQNQLTGNIPEVTAQFLRLNRLNLSHNALTGSLPKVITQFPKITVLDLSFNQLNGPLLTSLLTLPTIEELHLQNNALVGNIDFAAPSAAPNLRVLDLSHNQLAGSFPDGFGLLTALQVLDIAGNNFFGSLPTLIGQVGSLTSLDISQNHFTGPLPMNLPDGLRSFNASLNNLSGVVPDNLRKFPLSSFYPGNSELQFPNPPSGSGQASPENQKSQSLKTIIKVVIIVSCVIALIILVLLAIFFYYIRASRKRHPRVTEKVVHRQATSNPSGFSSREGAGGAVVSAEDLMTSRKGSSEIISPDEKMAAITGFSPSKGSHFSWSPESGDSYTAETFARLDVKSPDRLAGELYFLDDTISFTPEELSRAPAEVLGRSSHGTSYRATLENGLLLTVKWLREGVAKQRKDFAKEAKKFANIRHPNVVGLRGYYWGPTQHEKLILSDYISPGSLASFLYDRPGRKGPPLTWPQRLKISVDVARGLNYLHFDREVPHGNLKATNILLDGPDLNARVADYCLHRLMTQAGTIEQILDAGVLGYRAPELAASKKPLPSFKSDVYAFGVILLELLSGKCAGDVVSGEDGGVDLTDWVRLKVAEGRSSDCFDNVLSPELGNPAMEKQMKEVLGIAVRCIRSISERPGIKTIYEDLSSI, encoded by the exons ATGAACCTATTTAGGTTTTTGATGCTTGTGCTTTGTTTTGGTTCTGCAATGGGGCAGCTTCCTTCCCAGGACATTTTGGCCCTGCTTGAATTTAGGAAGGGTATCAACCACGATCCAACTGGTTATGTACTGCAGTCATGGAATGAGGAGTCCATTGATTTCAATGGTTGCCCTTCATCTTGGAATGGTATAATGTGCAATGGTGGTAATGTTGCAGCAGTTGTCCTTGATAACATGGGTTTATCTGCTGATGCAGATTTGAGTGTGTTTGCTAACCTCACAATGCTTGTGAAACTCTCTATGGCTAACAATTCAATTGCTGGACAAATGCCAAAGAAAATTGGTGATTTTAAGAGTCTTGAATATCTGGATATTTCAAACAATCTATTCAACTCCTCTTTACCACCAGAGATAGGGAAAATAGGAAGCTTGAAGAATCTGTCACTTGCTGGTAACAACTTCTCTGGTCCAATCCCTGATACTATTTCAGAGCTCATGTCAATTCAATCTTTGGATTTGAGTCACAATTCTCTTTCTGGGCTACTTCCTTCTTCTTTAACCAAGTTAAATAATTTAGTATACCTCAATCTTTCTCTTAATGGATTTACAAAGAAAATCCCTAAAGGTTTTGAGCTAATGGCTAACCTTGAAGTTCTTGACTTGCATGGAAATATGCTTGATGGTACTTTGGATCCAGAGTTCTTACTGCTTACTACTGCAACTTATGTTGACTTAAGTGGAAATTTACTCGCGAGTTCCGCTTCTCAACATGAGAAATTTTTACCAGGCATATCCTCGTCAGTCAAGTACTTGAGTCTTAGCCATAATCAGCTTACGGGGTCACTAGTAAGTGGCGGTGAAGCTCAGGCATTTGGAAACTTGAAGGTTCTGGATTTGAGCTATAATCAGCTGTCCGGGGAATTACCTGGCTTCAATTTTGTTTATGATCTTCAGGTCCTGAAACTCAGCAACAACAGATTTTCTGGTTTCGTTCCAAATGATCTTTTGAAAGGAGATACTTTAGTTCTCGCAGAATTGGATTTAAGTGGAAACAACCTCACAG GGTCGATAAGCATGATTACATCAACAACTCTGCGTGTTCTTAACTTATCCTCCAATGCTCTTTCTGGTGAACTTCCACTGGTGACAGGTAGTACTGCAGTTCTTGATCTCTCCAAAAACCAGTTAGAGGGGAATCTAACTAGAATTCAGAAATGGGGGAATGTTGAATTTCTTGACCTCAGCCAGAATCAATTGACTGGAAACATCCCTGAGGTTACAGCTCAGTTTCTGCGATTAAATCGCCTAAACCTTTCTCACAATGCTCTTACTGGATCTCTCCCAAAAGTTATCACACAGTTTCCCAAGATCACAGTCCTTGATCTGAGTTTCAACCAGCTGAATGGGCCTCTTCTCACTTCTCTGCTAACGTTACCCACTATTGAAGAACTTCACCTTCAAAACAATGCACTTGTTGGAAATATTGATTTCGCTGCCCCCTCTGCTGCACCCAACCTCCGCGTTCTTGATCTTTCTCATAATCAGCTTGCTGGTTCTTTTCCTGATGGGTTTGGTTTGTTGACTGCGCTTCAAGTACTTGATATAGCTGGAAATAATTTCTTTGGGTCTCTGCCTACATTGATTGGTCAAGTTGGTTCACTCACTTCTCTAGACATTTCACAGAATCATTTTACTGGTCCTCTGCCGATGAACCTGCCTGATGGCCTCCGAAGCTTCAATGCATCACTCAATAACTTATCTGGTGTTGTCCCTGATAATTTGAGAAAGTTTCCTTTATCATCTTTCTACCCTGGAAACTCCGAACTTCAATTTCCAAATCCTCCTTCAGGATCTGGCCAAGCTTCACCAGAAAACCAGAAAAGTCAATCACTTAAAACTATCATCAAGGTGGTAATAATAGTTTCTTGTGTAATTGCTCTTATTATTTTGGTTTTGCTtgccattttcttttattatatacGAGCTTCAAGGAAACGTCATCCTCGTGTTACTGAAAAAGTTGTTCATCGCCAAGCCACATCAAATCCTTCTGGCTTTAGCAGTAGGGAGGGTGCTGGTGGTGCAGTTGTTTCAGCTGAAGATCTTATGACTTCACGGAAAGGATCATCAGAAATAATTAGTCCAGATGAGAAAATGGCTGCTATAACTGGTTTCTCCCCTTCAAAAGGTAGCCATTTCTCTTGGTCACCAGAGTCTGGAGATTCGTATACTGCAGAAACTTTTGCAAGATTGGATGTGAAGTCTCCGGATCGTCTGGCTGGAGAGCTGTACTTCCTTGATGATACAATCTCTTTTACACCTGAGGAACTTTCCAGGGCTCCGGCTGAAGTCTTAGGCAGAAGCAGCCATGGTACATCATACAGGGCAACACTGGAGAATGGGTTGCTCCTGACTGTGAAATGGTTGAGAGAAGGAGTGGCGAAGCAGAGGAAGGATTTCGCAAAGGAGGCTAAAAAGTTTGCCAATATTAGGCATCCTAATGTAGTAGGATTAAGAGGTTACTACTGGGGTCCCACACAGCATGAGAAGCTCATTCTTTCGGATTATATATCTCCTGGAAGTCTTGCAAGTTTCCTCTATG ATCGACCTGGTAGAAAAGGTCCACCACTAACCTGGCCCCAAAGACTCAAAATATCAGTTGATGTTGCACGTGGCTTGAACTACCTCCATTTTGATCGTGAGGTTCCACACGGAAACCTTAAAGCAACCAACATCTTGTTGGATGGGCCTGACCTTAATGCAAGGGTTGCAGATTACTGCCTTCACCGCCTCATGACTCAAGCTGGCACAATAGAACAGATTCTTGATGCAGGAGTGTTAGGTTATCGTGCCCCTGAGTTGGCTGCGTCAAAGAAACCACTGCCTTCCTTCAAATCAGATGTATATGCTTTTGGAGTTATTTTGTTGGAGCTGCTAAGTGGGAAATGTGCAGGTGATGTTGTCTCTGGCGAAGATGGTGGAGTAGACTTGACTGATTGGGTAAGGTTGAAGGTGGCAGAAGGTCGTAGCTCTGATTGTTTTGATAACGTGTTGTCACCTGAGTTGGGAAATCCAGCAATGGAGAAGCAAATGAAGGAGGTTCTTGGTATAGCTGTGCGATGCATTCGTTCTATATCCGAGAGACCTGGTATCAAGACTATATATGAAGACCTTTCGTCTATATAG